A region from the Lycium barbarum isolate Lr01 chromosome 8, ASM1917538v2, whole genome shotgun sequence genome encodes:
- the LOC132605464 gene encoding uncharacterized protein LOC132605464 isoform X1, with amino-acid sequence MCTRRGKGGVAGRRERAIKRGQVSIEMDEMHQEDAQAVPEDDPATTNCNISSTSRGDTHEFTQASAMTYQPTTTQIVPYMTPQTPQYSGDPSLSSLENIFVENGPVFNSSPVQMSIDIPEATNRDDGQDCNIEIQGNELDDSNDEVDGESSMRQKRKIIRKRCATGSHFLDQHGRIKNQRGRGKKQQGRSKNK; translated from the exons ATGTGCACGAG GCGAGGAAAAGGTGGTGTTGCTGGTAGGAGGGAACGTGCTATTAAGAGAGGTCAAGTGTCTATCGAAATGGATGAAATGCATCAGGAAGATGCCCAAGCAGTCCCGGAAGATGATCCAGCAACAACAAATTGTAATATTAGTTCCACTTCAAGAGGCGACACTCACGAATTCACTCAGGCATCAGCTATGACATATCAACCAACAACTACTCAAATTGTGCCATACATGACGCCACAAACTCCACAATATTCAGGAGATCCGAGTCTTTCGTCTTTGGAGAATATATTTGTTGAGAATGGTCCTGTTTTTAACTCATCGCCTGTGCAAATGTCCATCGATATCCCTGAGGCCACTAATAGAGATGATGGGCAGGACTGCAATATTGAGATACAAGGTAATGAGTTGGATGATTCCAACGATGAAGTGGATGGTGAATCATCAATGAGGCAGAAGCGTAAAATTATTCGTAAGCGTTGTGCGACCGGGAGTCACTTTCTTGATCAGCATGGTAGGATTAAAAATCAGCGCGGTAGAGGTAAAAAGCAGCAAGGTAGAAGCAAAAATAAATGA
- the LOC132605464 gene encoding uncharacterized protein LOC132605464 isoform X2 gives MDEMHQEDAQAVPEDDPATTNCNISSTSRGDTHEFTQASAMTYQPTTTQIVPYMTPQTPQYSGDPSLSSLENIFVENGPVFNSSPVQMSIDIPEATNRDDGQDCNIEIQGNELDDSNDEVDGESSMRQKRKIIRKRCATGSHFLDQHGRIKNQRGRGKKQQGRSKNK, from the coding sequence ATGGATGAAATGCATCAGGAAGATGCCCAAGCAGTCCCGGAAGATGATCCAGCAACAACAAATTGTAATATTAGTTCCACTTCAAGAGGCGACACTCACGAATTCACTCAGGCATCAGCTATGACATATCAACCAACAACTACTCAAATTGTGCCATACATGACGCCACAAACTCCACAATATTCAGGAGATCCGAGTCTTTCGTCTTTGGAGAATATATTTGTTGAGAATGGTCCTGTTTTTAACTCATCGCCTGTGCAAATGTCCATCGATATCCCTGAGGCCACTAATAGAGATGATGGGCAGGACTGCAATATTGAGATACAAGGTAATGAGTTGGATGATTCCAACGATGAAGTGGATGGTGAATCATCAATGAGGCAGAAGCGTAAAATTATTCGTAAGCGTTGTGCGACCGGGAGTCACTTTCTTGATCAGCATGGTAGGATTAAAAATCAGCGCGGTAGAGGTAAAAAGCAGCAAGGTAGAAGCAAAAATAAATGA